In Leptospira koniambonensis, a single genomic region encodes these proteins:
- a CDS encoding 16S rRNA (uracil(1498)-N(3))-methyltransferase translates to MSSEEIVFFRPGFSSSPELKLEGEEISHLKAFRVFSEEKLVIIKDGAGTSFAYSVPSSSKTGTLIGTEKKEKPKTKAKIATAIPKGNRLEWLIQKGTELGITEFIFLVFSHSDRKDLNPERLLKVAAEASSQSGQDFLPEIKGPFVLSKFLEESKSLNEELLLFDPRSSVQINPENIQNKTILIGPEGGFRKEELELISQFGVLSVNVGESILRIETAGIFAASLFRLGSLG, encoded by the coding sequence ATGTCCTCGGAAGAAATTGTTTTTTTTCGACCTGGATTTTCTTCTTCTCCTGAACTAAAACTTGAAGGAGAAGAGATCTCTCATCTAAAAGCATTTAGAGTTTTTTCAGAAGAGAAACTAGTGATCATCAAAGACGGCGCAGGCACAAGTTTCGCCTACAGTGTACCTTCTTCTTCTAAAACCGGAACTCTGATCGGTACTGAAAAAAAAGAAAAACCTAAAACCAAAGCAAAGATCGCAACTGCAATTCCGAAAGGAAACAGATTAGAATGGCTGATCCAAAAAGGAACTGAGCTCGGGATCACTGAATTTATTTTTTTAGTATTTTCTCATTCAGATCGAAAGGATTTAAATCCAGAAAGGCTTTTGAAAGTTGCTGCGGAAGCTTCTTCTCAATCAGGCCAGGATTTTTTGCCTGAGATCAAAGGACCGTTTGTACTTTCTAAATTTTTAGAAGAGTCCAAGTCTCTTAATGAGGAGCTCCTACTTTTTGATCCGAGATCTTCAGTCCAGATCAATCCTGAAAACATTCAAAACAAAACAATTCTGATCGGACCGGAAGGTGGATTTAGGAAAGAAGAATTAGAACTGATCTCTCAGTTTGGGGTTTTATCTGTGAATGTGGGAGAATCTATTTTGAGAATAGAGACCGCTGGAATTTTTGCGGCCTCTTTATTTAGGTTAGGAAGTTTGGGCTGA
- a CDS encoding FAD-binding oxidoreductase: protein MATASKKKTVKKATSSKTKKVGFDLKEFESHLSPAQKVEAWGMNHYSNSKVFLPTSIQNFKDLFTYARATNTKVAFRGGGCSYGDAATNEQGIVVDIRNFNKILSFDPKTGILVAESGVTIKQLWEFGIERGFWPPVVSGTMFPTLGGALSMNIHGKNNFAVGPIGDHIQEFTFLSPDGKESVCSPKKNSDLFYSAISGFGMLGAFLTVTIKLKKIYSGKMKVWPVNTSNLQEMYDYFEKEYKQSDYLVGWVDGFGSGKGLGRGQIHKAVHLKAGEDPGFPENCKLENQILPSTFLGIIPKSWMWLFMYPFSNKFGMRFVNFGKWISGFLNNNKPYEQGHAEYAFLLDYVPNWKFMYKPGAMIQYQSFIPKENAVKGFEEILSLCQKRGIVNWLGVFKKHRPDKFLLTHAVDGYSMAMDFPLTKGNKTKLWELAKEMDEIVVKNGGRFYFAKDSTLRPEVYRRSMPKQNLEKFRTMKKKLDPKNLLESDLFRRVWGK, encoded by the coding sequence ATGGCAACCGCTTCTAAAAAAAAGACAGTTAAAAAAGCGACATCTTCCAAAACTAAAAAAGTGGGTTTCGATCTGAAAGAGTTCGAATCCCATTTAAGTCCTGCTCAAAAGGTAGAAGCCTGGGGAATGAATCATTACTCCAATAGTAAGGTTTTTTTACCAACTTCTATCCAGAACTTTAAGGATCTGTTCACTTACGCAAGAGCTACGAATACTAAAGTAGCATTTAGAGGCGGCGGTTGTAGTTACGGTGATGCAGCTACGAATGAGCAAGGGATCGTAGTTGATATCCGTAATTTTAATAAAATCTTATCCTTTGATCCTAAAACTGGGATCTTGGTTGCAGAATCCGGAGTCACGATCAAACAACTTTGGGAGTTTGGGATCGAAAGAGGATTTTGGCCCCCTGTTGTAAGTGGAACCATGTTCCCAACTTTAGGCGGAGCACTTTCTATGAATATTCATGGAAAGAATAATTTTGCTGTCGGACCAATCGGTGATCATATCCAAGAATTTACTTTCTTAAGTCCTGACGGAAAAGAATCAGTTTGTTCTCCTAAAAAGAATTCAGATCTATTTTACTCTGCTATTTCTGGCTTCGGAATGCTTGGTGCATTTCTAACAGTAACCATTAAACTTAAAAAGATCTACTCAGGTAAGATGAAGGTTTGGCCGGTCAATACTTCAAACCTACAAGAGATGTATGATTATTTCGAAAAAGAGTACAAACAGTCTGACTATTTAGTTGGCTGGGTGGATGGATTCGGTTCCGGAAAAGGTTTAGGCCGCGGTCAGATCCATAAAGCAGTTCATCTAAAAGCAGGGGAAGATCCTGGCTTTCCTGAAAATTGCAAATTGGAAAATCAAATTTTGCCAAGCACATTCTTAGGTATTATTCCTAAGTCTTGGATGTGGCTGTTCATGTATCCATTCAGCAATAAGTTTGGAATGAGATTTGTGAACTTCGGCAAATGGATCTCTGGGTTTTTAAATAATAATAAACCTTATGAGCAAGGACATGCAGAATATGCTTTCCTTTTGGACTATGTTCCGAATTGGAAATTTATGTACAAGCCTGGCGCAATGATCCAATACCAAAGTTTTATTCCTAAAGAGAATGCAGTCAAAGGTTTTGAAGAGATCCTAAGTCTTTGTCAAAAAAGAGGGATAGTAAACTGGCTTGGTGTATTTAAGAAACATAGACCAGATAAGTTTTTACTCACTCATGCTGTAGATGGTTATTCCATGGCTATGGATTTTCCTCTGACTAAAGGAAATAAAACGAAACTTTGGGAACTTGCAAAAGAAATGGATGAGATCGTTGTGAAAAATGGAGGAAGGTTCTATTTTGCAAAAGATAGTACTCTTCGTCCTGAAGTTTACAGAAGATCCATGCCAAAACAAAACCTAGAAAAGTTCAGAACAATGAAGAAGAAATTAGATCCTAAAAATCTTTTAGAGTCTGATTTATTCAGAAGGGTTTGGGGAAAGTAA
- the thiS gene encoding sulfur carrier protein ThiS gives MIVNGKDFSLRELSSPDLFSLLESLKLKPETVAIQKNGEILKRDLWKNSSLEDGDKIEILKFVGGG, from the coding sequence ATGATCGTAAACGGTAAAGATTTCTCTCTTAGGGAACTTTCTTCTCCGGATCTATTTTCTCTATTAGAATCCTTAAAATTAAAACCGGAAACGGTAGCGATCCAGAAGAATGGAGAGATACTAAAAAGGGATCTTTGGAAAAATTCTTCCTTAGAAGACGGGGATAAAATAGAGATCCTGAAATTTGTGGGCGGAGGTTGA
- a CDS encoding fatty acid desaturase: MIYSPEIKTLDPCDGKIVWAPTKSLLFITCLTVFLVFGYSTYSLTNAFTSFLLTLITLSFGHSVGLHRGILHDSFSSSIHLKRILLYFAVLTGFGGPLSLRYFHDLRDWAQRSKACHPYFCHYDNIFQDFIIQNNFTIKMKERQVFHYSNEYGEDKVIQFLEKTWLWQQIPIITILGFVGGIGAIVWGVCGRISICTIGNWLVSHYAHKRGELVRVVPDACTQGYNVPFISLLTMGESLHNNHHAFPESSKFSLQKGELDPGWWCIQFLSLFGWIKTANVVEIR, encoded by the coding sequence ATGATATACTCTCCAGAAATCAAAACTTTAGATCCTTGCGATGGCAAGATTGTCTGGGCGCCAACAAAATCACTTCTGTTCATAACATGTTTAACCGTTTTCCTGGTCTTCGGTTATTCCACCTACTCTCTCACAAATGCTTTTACCTCTTTCCTCTTAACATTGATCACACTCAGTTTTGGTCATTCAGTAGGATTACATCGAGGAATATTACATGACTCATTCTCTTCTTCTATACACTTAAAAAGAATATTACTCTATTTTGCAGTTTTAACTGGGTTCGGTGGTCCTTTATCTCTTAGATACTTTCATGATCTAAGAGACTGGGCCCAAAGAAGTAAGGCATGCCATCCCTACTTCTGCCATTACGATAATATATTTCAAGATTTTATAATACAAAATAACTTCACAATAAAGATGAAAGAACGACAAGTCTTTCATTATTCTAACGAGTATGGAGAAGATAAGGTGATACAGTTTCTGGAGAAAACTTGGTTATGGCAGCAGATCCCGATCATTACAATCTTAGGTTTTGTCGGCGGGATTGGAGCGATTGTTTGGGGAGTCTGCGGAAGAATTTCAATCTGTACCATAGGAAATTGGCTTGTGAGCCATTATGCCCATAAGAGAGGAGAGTTGGTCCGAGTAGTTCCAGATGCATGCACCCAAGGTTATAATGTTCCTTTCATTTCTCTTTTGACCATGGGAGAATCTCTGCATAATAATCATCATGCATTTCCAGAATCCAGTAAGTTTTCTCTCCAAAAAGGAGAATTAGATCCAGGTTGGTGGTGTATCCAATTTTTAAGTTTATTTGGATGGATCAAAACAGCGAATGTAGTGGAGATAAGATAA
- a CDS encoding LA_3751/LA_3752 family putative glycosyltransferase: MFNRLLSRVSSFTDKPSGFLIFGAVFLSLFLAWQYQTGIRVGDGAIKQQQLADLQKNGLPDFSCRYSGKEIDPEFRFLPLDLKKGSTMTHVYKGKCYYVFPFYYTAIQYPFALLMGRFGSFFLSLVFGVLTLRALFQISDILQLKEKSKFFFLVLLLLGSAFSLFSTDLSETIIAIYGVTQGIYFLLKEDESSNSSDLVFAGGFFGFAAFFRQETILLAASLSLVYAFRIFRNPRTSLFPFTFGTFLIIQAVINYSVVGHPLGSRGYLQESSTYDLVAQIYYLGQLVFLGNGSLGLLGAYPALAFIVLWRPKSDPLTRILYGLGIFILLSGFLTSTKFWQGVLFGPRFLITILPFLLLFLFSILDKNWETLSKPFQITAILLLSYSIVGGVIFNRLYYKFTKSVVAEQKELSDHTSKIVIYRKGSVFLPSNSFREEREVYEIDSNESFDTLLEKLYGIGKTQATVVGFKDFYPKDILVPKSEHFEFKNRTFHQSPSINMETLEFSKIEK, from the coding sequence ATGTTCAATCGTCTTCTATCCCGAGTATCCTCCTTTACAGATAAGCCCTCAGGCTTTCTGATTTTTGGAGCAGTATTTTTATCCTTATTTTTGGCATGGCAGTACCAAACAGGAATTCGGGTGGGAGACGGGGCAATTAAGCAGCAACAACTTGCAGATCTTCAAAAAAATGGTTTGCCTGATTTTTCTTGCAGATACTCCGGAAAAGAAATAGATCCTGAGTTTAGATTTTTACCTTTAGATCTTAAAAAAGGATCCACCATGACCCATGTTTATAAAGGAAAATGTTATTACGTATTTCCTTTTTATTATACAGCGATCCAATATCCATTTGCACTTTTGATGGGAAGATTCGGAAGCTTCTTCTTATCTTTAGTTTTTGGAGTTTTAACTCTAAGAGCATTATTTCAAATTTCAGATATTCTCCAGCTCAAAGAAAAATCTAAATTTTTCTTTTTGGTTCTACTACTTTTAGGTTCTGCTTTCAGTTTATTCTCCACGGATCTTTCCGAAACAATCATAGCAATCTATGGAGTTACCCAAGGTATTTACTTTTTACTGAAAGAAGACGAATCGTCTAATTCCTCTGATCTAGTATTTGCCGGAGGATTTTTTGGATTTGCTGCGTTCTTTAGGCAAGAAACAATCCTATTAGCAGCAAGCCTTTCTTTAGTTTATGCTTTTAGAATATTCAGAAACCCCAGAACCAGCTTATTCCCATTTACATTCGGGACATTTTTGATCATACAAGCAGTGATCAATTATTCGGTGGTAGGACATCCACTAGGTTCAAGAGGCTACCTACAAGAATCATCTACTTATGATTTAGTAGCGCAAATCTACTACTTAGGCCAATTGGTGTTTTTAGGAAATGGTTCTCTCGGATTATTAGGAGCCTATCCTGCATTGGCATTTATTGTTTTATGGAGACCAAAATCTGATCCTTTAACTCGGATCTTATACGGACTAGGGATATTTATACTTCTTTCTGGATTTTTGACTTCTACCAAATTTTGGCAGGGGGTGCTATTCGGACCTAGGTTCTTAATCACCATTCTCCCCTTTTTACTTTTGTTCTTATTTTCTATCTTAGATAAAAATTGGGAAACTCTTAGCAAACCATTTCAAATTACAGCTATCCTTCTTCTCTCTTACTCAATCGTAGGAGGGGTGATATTCAATAGGTTATATTATAAATTTACAAAATCAGTTGTGGCGGAACAGAAAGAACTAAGCGATCATACTTCCAAAATAGTGATCTACAGAAAAGGTTCAGTGTTTTTACCTTCCAATTCTTTTAGAGAAGAAAGAGAGGTATATGAAATCGATTCTAATGAATCTTTCGATACTCTTTTAGAAAAATTATATGGGATCGGAAAAACTCAAGCGACAGTGGTTGGTTTTAAGGATTTTTATCCGAAGGATATTTTAGTTCCTAAATCAGAACATTTTGAATTTAAGAATAGGACATTCCATCAAAGTCCATCAATCAATATGGAAACTTTAGAATTTTCTAAAATAGAAAAGTAA
- a CDS encoding thiamine phosphate synthase has protein sequence MEFPLRPRHSIWRAPGIYPILDLEYCSKFSKDPVRIVELWSYQREWIPFYQIRAKKETPETLKKVYKSLIDAFPDFPIILNDYWKEALEWRCFGLHIGKEDYTSLSLEDRKKVRSSGLYLGTSCHNSEDIANLEPGVWDYTGLGPVYATSSKDTEDVPVGLAGLQEALQIAKIPVTPIGGIGPKQITELSALGPLSYAMIASASERDSFYDCIRILKEIKNP, from the coding sequence TTGGAATTCCCACTTAGACCCAGGCATAGTATCTGGAGAGCACCCGGTATTTATCCAATCCTAGATCTAGAATATTGTTCCAAATTTTCCAAGGACCCGGTCCGTATAGTGGAACTTTGGAGTTACCAAAGAGAATGGATCCCATTCTATCAGATCCGCGCTAAAAAAGAGACACCTGAAACATTAAAGAAGGTTTATAAAAGTCTTATAGACGCATTTCCTGATTTCCCGATTATACTAAACGATTATTGGAAAGAAGCTTTGGAATGGAGATGTTTTGGACTTCATATTGGAAAGGAAGATTATACTTCTCTTTCTTTAGAGGATAGGAAGAAGGTCCGTTCAAGCGGATTATACCTAGGCACTTCCTGTCATAATTCCGAAGACATAGCTAATTTAGAGCCTGGGGTCTGGGATTATACTGGTCTTGGACCTGTGTATGCAACAAGCTCCAAGGACACTGAAGACGTTCCTGTAGGACTTGCAGGCTTGCAAGAAGCCTTACAAATTGCTAAAATACCTGTCACTCCGATCGGAGGGATTGGTCCTAAACAGATCACAGAGTTGTCGGCGCTCGGCCCTTTATCCTATGCAATGATCGCTTCCGCTTCCGAAAGAGATTCCTTTTACGATTGCATTCGTATCCTTAAGGAGATAAAAAATCCGTAA
- a CDS encoding DUF1577 domain-containing protein, with protein sequence MEKVQRKQRDKEFITDPGKKLHIIGKFLLKTDLLVRDTETHESVQLLSVNKDATKILVQGRMAEQFKLNAHIVLYKLLARYVELECEVLEEKPNNQYIMLVEHVSIASRERKFTRIKPPDGSVWITNLRTSKTTIDANLFNIPTSVKVNFADTERTLKPKFDIVKIDVFNSIGDKFDLVKKTGKILYIPNTQKPDSFKSSDPNGFIDYEHELGDEDDVRKKIIEYANQKIRSELIVPVIYINHDEQAIPIGYIHAQNRTREIDITEVMEIKTLTFDMVDRIRESNTILVKERFSVIDLSTGGLRVKINHPDLNSELPRRKGFTFDIFFKMQSPITAYGVVRSIARDTDGNLYVGLSLEGNSARPGEKKRFTDNVNRMLSDSGVKVG encoded by the coding sequence ATGGAAAAGGTTCAAAGGAAACAAAGAGACAAAGAGTTCATCACAGATCCTGGTAAAAAACTCCATATCATTGGAAAATTTCTACTCAAAACAGATCTACTCGTAAGGGATACGGAAACTCACGAATCCGTTCAACTCCTATCCGTCAATAAGGACGCCACAAAAATTTTAGTACAAGGTCGAATGGCCGAACAATTTAAGCTGAATGCTCATATTGTTTTGTACAAATTGCTCGCGAGATACGTCGAACTAGAATGCGAGGTCCTGGAAGAAAAACCGAATAATCAATACATCATGCTCGTGGAGCATGTTTCCATCGCAAGTAGAGAGAGAAAATTCACTAGGATCAAACCTCCAGATGGAAGTGTTTGGATCACAAATCTGCGTACTAGTAAAACCACAATTGATGCGAACTTATTCAATATCCCCACTTCAGTAAAAGTAAATTTTGCAGATACGGAAAGAACTCTTAAACCTAAGTTTGATATAGTCAAAATAGATGTTTTTAATTCTATTGGGGACAAGTTCGACCTAGTCAAAAAGACAGGTAAGATATTATATATTCCGAATACACAAAAGCCAGATTCTTTTAAGTCTTCTGATCCCAATGGTTTTATAGATTACGAGCATGAACTTGGTGATGAAGACGATGTCCGTAAAAAGATCATAGAATACGCAAATCAAAAGATCAGATCGGAGCTGATCGTTCCAGTTATCTATATCAACCATGATGAGCAGGCAATTCCAATCGGATATATTCATGCTCAAAATAGGACCAGAGAAATAGATATTACAGAAGTAATGGAAATTAAGACCCTTACTTTTGATATGGTGGACCGGATCAGAGAATCCAATACTATTCTAGTAAAGGAAAGATTTTCAGTTATAGATCTTTCTACAGGTGGTTTGAGAGTAAAGATCAATCATCCTGATCTAAATAGCGAGCTTCCTAGAAGAAAAGGATTCACATTCGATATATTTTTCAAAATGCAATCTCCGATCACTGCATACGGAGTAGTCCGTTCTATCGCAAGAGATACGGATGGAAACTTATATGTAGGACTTTCCTTAGAAGGAAACTCTGCAAGACCTGGGGAGAAAAAACGTTTTACAGACAACGTAAATCGTATGCTTTCTGACTCCGGTGTAAAAGTTGGCTAA
- a CDS encoding outer membrane lipoprotein-sorting protein — MTGDVSHAQAPPDKARVAQELVARLDQALLKADGLVKANLILIKKTGDSWTWDMSIFRKGEDSLSLFESKGRGLEYKILFKEDGELIFAFNALSRKIFKKNDEEKYENHLNTGFSFVDLAGTSYQANYNPIVQSDLDIAGKKMKRVALRPIVPYFYSKLILLLEPDTLRPTRLDFHDKDGVLYKTMNIKYGPVKVKAKQKVSKEDIVSRLEMLDLNTGAISVLEYTEVDRDVKPDPSLFELDNLNRL; from the coding sequence ATGACAGGGGATGTTTCCCACGCTCAAGCTCCGCCGGATAAAGCAAGAGTCGCCCAGGAATTAGTCGCAAGACTCGACCAGGCACTCTTGAAGGCGGACGGCTTAGTAAAAGCAAATCTGATCCTTATCAAAAAGACCGGAGATTCCTGGACCTGGGACATGAGCATTTTCAGAAAGGGAGAAGATTCACTCTCTCTATTCGAAAGCAAAGGCCGTGGTCTAGAATATAAGATCTTATTCAAGGAAGACGGAGAATTGATCTTCGCTTTCAATGCACTTTCTCGAAAAATTTTCAAAAAGAACGACGAAGAAAAATACGAGAACCATCTGAATACTGGATTCAGTTTTGTGGATCTGGCAGGAACTTCTTACCAAGCAAATTATAATCCTATCGTACAAAGTGATTTGGATATAGCGGGGAAGAAGATGAAACGAGTGGCACTAAGACCAATCGTCCCTTATTTTTATTCCAAACTAATCTTACTATTGGAACCGGATACATTGAGACCAACTCGTTTGGATTTTCATGATAAAGACGGGGTACTTTATAAAACAATGAACATAAAGTACGGTCCGGTTAAGGTAAAAGCAAAACAAAAGGTGAGCAAAGAAGATATAGTCAGTAGATTGGAAATGTTGGATCTGAATACCGGTGCGATCAGTGTATTGGAATATACTGAAGTGGACCGAGATGTAAAACCGGATCCTTCTTTATTCGAATTGGATAATCTAAACAGACTGTAA
- the guaB gene encoding IMP dehydrogenase: MSNQSYRDSQFLDGLSGEELFSMQIGLTYRDFLVLPGFIDFNPSDVELETRLTKKIKLKRPFVSSPMDTVTESSMAIAQALMGGIGIIHYNNSVEEQVAEVSKVKRFENGFISDPVVLGPKNTIHDLDRIKETLGFTGIPITADGTRNSKLVGIVTNRDIDFERDRSIPVEKVMTTEVITGKAGITLKEANDIIKKEKIGKLPIIDKDGKLVSLVSRSDLKKNKEFPDSSKDENKRLRCGAAVSTLPESRDRVAALYEAGVDVIIIDSAQGNSIYQIEMLQFIKSNFKNLEVIGGNVVTRGQAENLIGAGADGLRIGMGPGSICITQDTMAVGRAQATAIYQTAAHAAKHDVPVIADGGISNIGDIANALAIGASACMMGFMFAGTSEAPGEYFYENGIRLKKYRGMASIEAMKAGGDKRYFNEGQKVKVAQGVSGSVVDRGSILNFIPYLSLGLRLSFQDMGFRSVQDLHKGLREGKLRFERRSESAQAQGSVHSLYSYSAPSLRAE, from the coding sequence ATGTCAAACCAATCTTACCGAGACTCCCAATTTTTAGACGGCCTATCCGGCGAAGAACTTTTCAGTATGCAAATCGGGCTTACCTATCGGGACTTTTTAGTCCTGCCCGGTTTTATAGACTTCAATCCTTCCGACGTAGAACTAGAGACTAGATTAACAAAAAAAATCAAACTCAAGAGACCTTTCGTGAGTTCCCCAATGGACACTGTGACTGAGTCCTCAATGGCTATTGCACAGGCCCTTATGGGAGGGATTGGAATTATCCACTATAATAATTCTGTAGAAGAGCAGGTTGCTGAAGTTAGCAAAGTGAAACGTTTCGAAAACGGTTTCATTTCAGACCCAGTTGTTCTCGGACCAAAAAATACAATCCATGATCTGGACAGGATCAAAGAAACTTTAGGATTCACTGGAATTCCAATCACTGCAGATGGGACCAGAAATTCTAAATTGGTTGGGATTGTAACTAATAGAGATATCGATTTCGAAAGAGATCGCTCCATCCCTGTGGAAAAAGTTATGACCACAGAAGTGATTACTGGAAAAGCAGGGATCACTTTAAAAGAAGCAAACGATATCATTAAAAAAGAGAAGATCGGAAAACTTCCGATCATAGACAAAGACGGAAAACTTGTCTCTTTAGTGAGTCGTTCTGATCTGAAAAAGAATAAGGAATTTCCTGATTCTTCTAAGGATGAGAACAAAAGACTTAGATGTGGAGCCGCAGTTTCTACCTTACCTGAATCCAGGGACAGGGTCGCTGCATTGTATGAGGCAGGAGTGGATGTGATCATCATTGACTCTGCCCAAGGAAACTCGATCTACCAGATAGAGATGCTCCAATTCATTAAATCTAATTTCAAAAATTTAGAAGTCATCGGTGGTAATGTGGTCACTCGTGGCCAGGCAGAAAATCTGATCGGTGCTGGAGCAGATGGACTTAGGATTGGAATGGGACCTGGTTCCATTTGTATCACCCAAGATACCATGGCTGTGGGAAGAGCCCAAGCAACTGCGATCTACCAAACTGCAGCTCATGCCGCAAAACATGATGTTCCAGTCATCGCAGACGGTGGAATTTCCAATATTGGGGATATCGCAAATGCTTTGGCAATTGGGGCTTCTGCATGTATGATGGGATTTATGTTCGCTGGAACATCTGAGGCGCCTGGAGAGTATTTTTATGAGAATGGAATACGTCTCAAGAAATATCGAGGAATGGCAAGTATAGAGGCCATGAAAGCAGGCGGAGACAAACGTTATTTCAACGAGGGCCAAAAAGTAAAAGTGGCTCAAGGGGTGAGCGGTTCCGTGGTGGATAGAGGTTCAATTCTGAACTTTATTCCATATTTAAGCCTAGGACTAAGACTTTCTTTTCAGGATATGGGATTCCGTTCCGTCCAAGATTTACATAAAGGACTCCGAGAAGGAAAGCTCAGATTCGAAAGAAGGAGTGAATCCGCCCAAGCCCAAGGTTCTGTTCATAGTCTTTACTCTTATAGTGCACCTAGTTTAAGAGCAGAGTAA
- a CDS encoding EAL domain-containing protein, which produces MSEGRASWNASKWREWFSEGEIVPYFQPILSVEKDSIFGYEALARFIDKQGTVHSLGPFFLADIPHSFSITEREEFKNLKLEIDRTIRKKAVEKISNTPGLDPKAKLFLNISPSFMQDYLSSKTDEEPYTLQIAKSSGLDPKRIVIEIVEEHFSGEIDQLKPLINLYKRSGFLVAIDDLGSKSSNLDRIGALHPDIIKVDLGLIRSSVASRNFQEILFTLSRLAESLGCSLLFEGLETETELYNALTYGARFLQGFYFAEPAPELMDINGLSIRFSQLHELFFNYKKYQLLRRIKKEKELEDRLESSGIEVISSDGIVTIKLRNSYLLEKSVFRMYVTNHEGRQLSPNYSSISDSGMLEDDSFVGRNWSWRPYFLEQFYKNAKDSSGGWIASNPYFDLESHLLLVTYSKSMEEGNVLFVDVRMWDFP; this is translated from the coding sequence ATGAGTGAAGGAAGAGCTTCTTGGAATGCATCCAAATGGCGGGAATGGTTTTCCGAAGGTGAGATTGTTCCGTACTTCCAGCCCATCTTGTCCGTCGAAAAAGATTCTATCTTTGGTTACGAGGCTCTTGCTCGGTTTATAGATAAACAGGGTACTGTTCATAGTCTTGGCCCATTCTTCTTAGCTGATATTCCTCATTCTTTTTCCATCACCGAAAGAGAAGAATTCAAAAATCTTAAATTAGAAATTGATAGGACCATCCGCAAAAAAGCGGTGGAGAAGATCAGTAATACTCCAGGCCTTGATCCTAAAGCAAAACTATTTCTGAATATTTCTCCTTCTTTCATGCAGGATTATCTTTCTTCCAAAACGGATGAAGAGCCTTATACTTTGCAGATTGCTAAAAGTTCTGGTCTAGATCCTAAAAGGATCGTGATTGAAATTGTAGAGGAACATTTTTCAGGAGAGATAGATCAACTAAAACCTTTGATCAACCTATACAAAAGATCCGGATTTTTAGTAGCAATAGATGATCTCGGTTCTAAATCTTCCAACCTGGATCGGATCGGCGCATTACATCCTGATATTATTAAAGTAGATCTGGGGTTGATCCGCAGCTCAGTTGCTTCTCGGAATTTCCAAGAGATCTTATTCACTTTATCTAGACTTGCAGAAAGTTTAGGATGTTCACTTCTATTCGAAGGCCTGGAAACTGAGACTGAATTATACAATGCTCTCACTTATGGCGCCAGATTTTTACAAGGTTTCTATTTTGCAGAGCCTGCTCCTGAGTTAATGGACATCAATGGTCTGAGTATTCGATTTTCTCAACTTCATGAACTATTCTTTAATTATAAAAAATACCAGTTATTACGGCGTATTAAAAAAGAGAAGGAGCTGGAAGATCGTTTAGAATCTTCCGGCATCGAAGTTATCTCTTCCGATGGAATTGTAACTATTAAATTAAGAAATTCGTATCTACTAGAAAAATCAGTTTTTAGAATGTATGTGACCAACCATGAAGGAAGACAACTTTCTCCGAATTACTCAAGTATCTCAGATTCAGGAATGTTAGAAGATGATTCTTTTGTAGGAAGGAATTGGAGTTGGAGACCATACTTTTTAGAACAATTTTACAAAAATGCAAAAGATTCTTCCGGTGGTTGGATAGCAAGCAATCCATACTTTGATTTGGAAAGCCATCTTCTCCTAGTGACTTATTCCAAAAGTATGGAAGAAGGAAATGTACTTTTCGTAGATGTACGAATGTGGGATTTTCCTTAG